Proteins from a single region of Desulfobacter postgatei 2ac9:
- a CDS encoding mannose-1-phosphate guanylyltransferase/mannose-6-phosphate isomerase has translation MIYPVILAGGSGTRLWPMSRSLYPKQLISLYNAHTMLQNTLLRLSGLSDLGDPVIICNENHRFMTAEQIRRIDINDFKIILEPAARNTAPAIALAALILDDNLKPEPQDEPVMLVLPADHEIKNIEIFHEIIQSGAQLARQGKLVTFGIVPSSPETGYGYIKKGNGLDNSDPAFMIDRFVEKPDYDTAVSYLESGDFCWNSGMFMFKASAVISELEVFAPDMLEKCRKAIENGNMDLDFFRVDKTAFESITEDSIDYAVMEKTAKGVVITLDAGWNDLGSFDALWQTGDKDDCNNVTSGDVLVHNVTDTYIHSDNRLVAAVGLEKFVIVDTKDAVLVAPRDQVQDVKKIVTQLKAQNRVEAVSHAKVYRPWGDYETIDMADRYQVKRITVKPGAKLSLQKHYHRAEHWTVVSGTAIVTKDTEEILLKEDQSVYIPLGTMHRLENPGKIPLELIEVQSGPYLGEDDIVRYDDVYGREKRPNDK, from the coding sequence ATGATTTATCCTGTTATATTGGCCGGCGGTTCCGGAACCAGGCTGTGGCCCATGTCCAGATCTTTGTACCCCAAACAGCTCATTAGTCTGTACAACGCGCATACCATGCTTCAGAACACCCTTTTGCGGTTATCAGGCCTTAGCGATCTTGGCGACCCGGTAATTATATGCAATGAAAACCACAGATTCATGACCGCAGAGCAGATCCGCCGGATTGATATCAATGATTTTAAGATTATTCTTGAACCGGCTGCCAGAAATACTGCCCCGGCCATTGCCCTGGCCGCTCTGATCCTTGATGACAATCTTAAGCCTGAGCCTCAGGATGAGCCGGTGATGCTGGTTCTGCCTGCAGATCATGAAATTAAAAATATTGAAATCTTTCATGAAATCATTCAATCGGGTGCGCAACTGGCCCGGCAGGGTAAACTGGTTACCTTTGGCATAGTTCCCTCATCGCCCGAAACAGGCTATGGGTATATCAAGAAAGGAAACGGGCTTGACAATTCAGATCCGGCCTTCATGATTGACAGGTTTGTAGAAAAACCGGATTATGATACAGCTGTCTCCTATCTTGAATCAGGCGATTTCTGCTGGAATTCAGGCATGTTCATGTTCAAGGCATCTGCCGTTATTTCCGAACTTGAGGTATTTGCCCCGGATATGCTTGAAAAATGCCGTAAAGCCATTGAAAACGGAAACATGGATTTGGATTTTTTCAGGGTGGACAAAACGGCATTTGAATCTATTACAGAGGATTCCATTGACTACGCAGTTATGGAAAAAACAGCAAAAGGCGTTGTCATTACCCTTGATGCCGGCTGGAATGACCTTGGATCCTTTGACGCATTGTGGCAGACCGGTGACAAAGATGATTGCAATAATGTGACCAGCGGAGATGTGCTGGTACATAATGTCACGGATACGTACATCCATTCTGACAACCGTCTTGTGGCAGCCGTAGGCCTTGAAAAATTTGTGATTGTGGACACCAAGGACGCTGTTCTGGTGGCCCCCAGGGATCAGGTTCAGGATGTAAAAAAAATCGTTACCCAGTTAAAAGCGCAAAACAGAGTGGAAGCGGTTTCCCATGCTAAAGTCTACCGGCCCTGGGGTGATTATGAAACCATTGATATGGCGGACAGATACCAGGTAAAACGCATAACCGTAAAGCCCGGTGCAAAACTGTCGTTGCAGAAACACTATCATCGGGCTGAACACTGGACCGTTGTCTCCGGGACGGCGATTGTCACCAAAGATACCGAAGAGATCCTTTTAAAGGAAGACCAATCTGTCTACATTCCCCTTGGCACCATGCACCGGCTTGAAAATCCGGGTAAGATTCCTCTGGAATTGATAGAGGTGCAGTCAGGTCCATACCTGGGGGAAGATGATATTGTCAGGTATGATGATGTATATGGTCGTGAGAAAAGACCGAATGATAAATAA
- a CDS encoding YqgE/AlgH family protein — translation MNDQIAENMKGKFIMAIPGLPDPNFAQTVTCICEHNESGALGFILNKVHPLLTGRELFEDLGIPCNESIDKIDIFLGGPVQPSGVFVLHCGPFQWSETLKITDWLALSNSRDILEAIAMGQGPDTFIILLGCAGWGPMQLDNELADSAWLTCDMSREIMFDTKPDLKYEKTMMLI, via the coding sequence ATGAACGACCAGATTGCGGAAAATATGAAAGGAAAATTCATCATGGCCATTCCCGGCCTTCCGGATCCCAATTTTGCACAGACGGTCACCTGTATTTGTGAGCACAATGAATCCGGTGCCCTTGGCTTTATTCTCAATAAAGTTCACCCGTTACTTACCGGCCGGGAGCTTTTTGAGGATTTAGGCATTCCCTGCAATGAGAGTATTGATAAAATAGATATTTTTCTTGGGGGACCCGTCCAGCCTTCGGGCGTATTTGTACTTCATTGCGGACCGTTTCAGTGGAGTGAAACCCTTAAAATTACAGACTGGCTGGCTTTGAGCAATTCCCGGGACATTCTGGAAGCCATTGCCATGGGGCAGGGACCTGACACCTTTATCATACTTCTGGGCTGCGCCGGGTGGGGCCCCATGCAGTTAGACAATGAACTTGCCGATTCAGCCTGGCTCACCTGTGATATGTCCAGGGAAATCATGTTTGATACCAAACCGGATCTGAAATATGAAAAAACCATGATGCTGATCTGA
- a CDS encoding universal stress protein, which translates to MKILIGYKGINIGQDLLKLGAEHAKAFNATVLVVTSMLEGTEKDQKKILEAENNLDQAQVFFTAQGIACEKHLLIRGMEAGEDIVAFANEKKVDEIIIGVKSRSNVGKLLFGSTAQTVILEADCPVITVR; encoded by the coding sequence ATGAAAATTCTCATTGGATATAAAGGTATCAATATCGGTCAGGATCTGCTCAAGCTTGGGGCTGAACATGCAAAGGCCTTTAATGCCACGGTACTGGTTGTTACCTCAATGTTGGAAGGGACTGAAAAGGACCAGAAAAAAATACTGGAAGCTGAAAACAACCTGGACCAGGCACAGGTTTTTTTCACGGCGCAGGGAATAGCCTGTGAAAAACATCTTCTGATTCGTGGTATGGAGGCAGGAGAGGATATTGTTGCGTTTGCAAATGAAAAAAAGGTGGATGAAATTATAATTGGCGTGAAAAGCCGTTCAAATGTAGGCAAGCTATTGTTTGGTTCCACAGCTCAAACGGTGATATTAGAGGCGGATTGCCCGGTCATCACCGTAAGGTAG
- a CDS encoding rhomboid family intramembrane serine protease, with the protein MIPLRDEQETASCAVATCTIIFISSLVFVWQMITGINDQAVAYTFGFVPAKYTMAQMAAYFSLMNKLSSPFTYMFLHGGFWHFVGNMWFLYIFGNNIEQEIGPFRFIAFYLLCGLLAAFFHFLLNHSSAVPTIGASGAIAGVMGAYFLLHPRNKILTLIPVFIFPLFVSIPAFVFLGIWFFIQFINATGQGAGAGVAWWAHIGGFLSGMALITLNTKLPKIGFSKSVDRFTRKKRSPRLHVVTPGADPSGGTDLYGAIVLTSLEALTGTKKLVTIPWGFKKSVYRVVVPAGVRRGSLLRLKGMGKTIPGMPPGDLLLRVDIKNVI; encoded by the coding sequence ATGATCCCGTTAAGAGACGAACAGGAAACAGCATCCTGTGCAGTGGCGACCTGTACCATTATTTTCATTTCCAGTCTGGTTTTTGTCTGGCAGATGATCACAGGAATTAATGATCAGGCAGTTGCCTATACATTCGGTTTTGTCCCTGCAAAATACACCATGGCACAGATGGCAGCTTATTTTTCCCTAATGAACAAACTGTCATCACCTTTTACCTATATGTTTTTGCACGGCGGTTTCTGGCATTTTGTCGGGAATATGTGGTTTCTGTATATTTTCGGTAACAACATTGAGCAGGAGATAGGTCCGTTTCGGTTTATTGCCTTTTATCTGCTTTGCGGACTCCTTGCCGCGTTTTTCCATTTTTTGCTCAACCATTCATCTGCTGTGCCGACCATTGGTGCAAGCGGTGCGATTGCAGGGGTTATGGGGGCCTATTTTCTTCTTCATCCGCGAAATAAAATCCTCACCCTGATCCCTGTGTTTATTTTCCCTTTGTTCGTCAGCATCCCTGCATTTGTTTTTCTGGGGATCTGGTTTTTTATTCAATTCATTAACGCCACAGGGCAGGGTGCCGGTGCCGGCGTTGCCTGGTGGGCCCACATCGGCGGTTTTCTTTCGGGTATGGCCCTTATTACTCTGAACACCAAACTGCCCAAGATCGGATTCAGCAAAAGTGTTGACAGATTCACCCGGAAAAAACGCAGCCCAAGGCTTCATGTTGTCACCCCTGGTGCAGACCCGTCAGGCGGAACAGATCTTTACGGTGCCATTGTACTGACCTCCCTTGAAGCGCTCACAGGGACTAAAAAGCTTGTCACCATCCCCTGGGGTTTTAAAAAATCCGTTTACCGGGTGGTGGTGCCTGCAGGTGTCAGGCGCGGATCATTGTTGCGGCTTAAGGGGATGGGCAAAACCATACCAGGTATGCCCCCGGGTGATCTTTTGCTGCGTGTAGACATTAAAAATGTCATTTAA
- a CDS encoding formate dehydrogenase accessory protein FdhE, whose translation MNQNERICHEKTPKGIQTALDSLAMRKPGLSSLVSSFGPVLVAKAELTERLSENEINKTGLREFDWIRFHRGVHLFAITGLMDFRKEFKQAAQMILPPMAEAFAGIRPDIEAINSNIEDNSFDADDCVQAFVKNDTRIINAFAARAGTRPDIFRFTLAQIAEPFKQIQARAFSPMIEEHEWPHGHCPMCGSFPAVAGLIGEGGERRWLQCSVCAHEWRFRRHTCPRCENNDQNLFEYFSDQDSPAKDAEGVSVCKLCNTYLLTIDLGQTIDPVNMDVAAMGMIGLEIQAREKGYSPQAEMLWNLTMNETDVTGE comes from the coding sequence ATGAATCAGAATGAACGTATCTGCCATGAAAAAACGCCCAAAGGTATTCAAACGGCCCTTGACAGCCTGGCGATGCGCAAGCCCGGGTTATCCTCACTTGTCTCTTCATTTGGTCCGGTGCTGGTGGCAAAAGCAGAATTGACGGAACGTCTGTCTGAAAATGAGATAAACAAAACAGGTCTGCGCGAATTTGACTGGATCCGGTTTCATAGAGGGGTTCATTTGTTTGCCATTACAGGTCTTATGGACTTCCGCAAGGAGTTTAAACAGGCAGCCCAGATGATTCTGCCGCCCATGGCAGAGGCATTTGCAGGCATCCGGCCGGACATTGAAGCGATTAACAGCAACATTGAGGACAACAGCTTTGATGCAGACGACTGCGTCCAGGCGTTTGTGAAGAACGACACCCGAATCATAAACGCATTTGCTGCCCGCGCAGGTACCAGGCCTGACATATTCAGATTTACCCTGGCCCAGATTGCCGAACCGTTCAAACAGATTCAGGCCAGAGCCTTCTCCCCTATGATAGAGGAGCATGAGTGGCCGCATGGACATTGCCCGATGTGCGGATCATTCCCGGCTGTTGCCGGGCTCATCGGTGAAGGGGGCGAACGGCGCTGGCTGCAGTGTTCTGTGTGCGCCCATGAATGGCGGTTCAGGCGCCACACCTGCCCACGATGCGAGAATAATGACCAGAACCTTTTTGAATATTTTTCCGACCAGGACAGCCCGGCCAAGGATGCCGAAGGAGTGAGCGTCTGCAAGTTATGCAACACCTATCTGTTGACCATAGACCTGGGTCAAACTATTGATCCGGTGAACATGGATGTTGCGGCCATGGGTATGATCGGACTGGAGATCCAGGCCCGGGAAAAGGGGTATTCCCCACAGGCTGAAATGCTCTGGAATTTAACAATGAACGAGACTGATGTCACTGGGGAATAA
- a CDS encoding dynamin family protein, whose protein sequence is MTLHPQESIENLVSDTLSVIDSLAAVSNNCDKSLVESRQLCSKIPSYISEDILRVAVVGVIKSGKSTFINAMSGRELVQRGAGVVTSITTRIRKGKKNRAIIHLKSWDEINSEIESCLEMFPDKDDSPPFDIRRTQDRQQLRRIFDTIVSAFPITSQGVRPEALLIRNALDGYKHCLDVIGSDEQMISFDAKSFDGHKPFTADPAKAFYVKDVCLEVYGKTIHSNVEIADCQGADSTDPAVLENIFSYLEAANLIVYCISSRTGLRQSDMLFLKRIKRLGLMENILFIFNCDLSEHENLSNLKTTLDKTIQELKLLVPDVRIFSFSALYTLFDALGNRLSSKNKKRLALWQEDKEMIAFCTKEYTRFLAGFNLLFETSRFNLFYANHIERLKIVTHVLDEKIKILFDLFSAGLLDQEKARKRLADLEGNARRLRVIVDNSVMGAVSALRREIESNLKNAFLKDSENINKLVTEFIRQAQIDPQSYKTALKETGFKQILYMMFQDFKRELDLFILEQVTPELKQLVRIQEERIESYFKSLLDSYRIDYVTGAPVDRENERISLEMIKEDEEYSKAADLESIKKILGVHLPDHIFSPEYTRAVQANIVTDFSLHSLVLFVSALLDKHVRFSFTPGLDKAAGKIKKKTLTIMQRQLKAYHRSLKQDYFFPLIDAATRDFKDKIIHRFTMYETLNKDMDAIFCLKQEEKNQHLAMIKKAKSDIVRIRALLDEFSMDFRSGSFECAVETSL, encoded by the coding sequence ATGACTTTACACCCCCAAGAATCCATAGAAAATTTAGTTTCTGATACCCTCTCGGTGATCGACAGTCTGGCTGCCGTTTCAAACAATTGCGACAAAAGCCTTGTTGAGAGCAGACAACTTTGCAGTAAAATTCCTTCATACATCAGTGAAGATATTTTGCGTGTGGCCGTGGTCGGGGTGATCAAATCAGGCAAAAGCACCTTTATCAACGCGATGTCGGGCAGAGAGTTGGTTCAGCGCGGGGCAGGGGTGGTCACATCCATTACTACCCGTATCAGGAAGGGCAAAAAAAACAGGGCAATTATCCATCTTAAATCATGGGATGAGATCAATAGTGAAATTGAAAGCTGTCTGGAAATGTTTCCCGACAAGGACGATTCCCCGCCTTTTGATATCCGGCGGACCCAAGACCGGCAGCAGTTGCGCCGTATTTTTGACACCATTGTATCTGCATTCCCGATTACATCCCAAGGAGTTCGTCCTGAAGCATTGCTAATCCGCAATGCGCTTGACGGATATAAACATTGTCTGGACGTCATAGGTTCTGATGAACAGATGATCAGTTTTGACGCCAAATCTTTTGACGGTCACAAACCGTTCACGGCGGACCCGGCCAAGGCTTTTTATGTTAAAGACGTGTGCCTGGAAGTGTATGGGAAAACCATTCATTCGAACGTTGAAATTGCCGATTGCCAGGGTGCCGATTCCACTGACCCTGCCGTCCTCGAAAACATATTTTCCTATCTTGAGGCTGCCAATCTGATTGTTTACTGCATCTCGTCACGTACGGGGCTTCGTCAGTCTGACATGTTATTTTTAAAAAGGATAAAACGTCTTGGGCTGATGGAAAACATTCTTTTCATTTTCAACTGTGATTTAAGTGAACATGAGAATTTAAGCAATCTGAAAACAACACTGGATAAAACAATCCAGGAACTTAAGCTTTTGGTTCCGGATGTCAGGATTTTTTCTTTTTCAGCTCTGTATACGCTTTTTGATGCCCTTGGCAACAGACTTTCATCCAAAAACAAGAAGCGCCTTGCGCTCTGGCAGGAGGACAAGGAGATGATCGCTTTTTGTACCAAAGAGTATACCCGATTTCTTGCCGGATTTAATCTGCTGTTTGAAACCTCCCGGTTCAATCTGTTCTATGCCAATCACATCGAGCGACTTAAAATTGTAACCCATGTTCTTGACGAAAAAATAAAAATTCTTTTTGATCTCTTTTCTGCCGGGCTTTTAGATCAGGAAAAAGCCAGAAAGCGTCTTGCCGATCTTGAAGGCAATGCCAGGCGTTTAAGGGTTATTGTGGATAACTCCGTTATGGGCGCAGTATCAGCGCTTCGCAGGGAAATTGAATCCAACTTAAAAAATGCATTCCTCAAAGACAGTGAAAATATCAATAAACTTGTAACAGAATTTATCCGGCAGGCCCAAATTGATCCCCAGTCCTACAAGACAGCGTTGAAGGAAACCGGTTTTAAACAGATTCTGTACATGATGTTCCAGGACTTCAAGCGAGAGCTTGATCTTTTTATCCTTGAACAGGTAACCCCGGAACTTAAACAACTGGTGCGTATTCAGGAGGAACGTATAGAGTCCTATTTTAAATCTCTTCTGGATTCCTACCGCATTGACTATGTCACCGGTGCCCCGGTGGACCGCGAGAACGAGCGCATTTCCCTTGAGATGATTAAAGAAGATGAAGAATATTCCAAGGCGGCTGACCTTGAAAGCATAAAAAAAATTTTAGGGGTGCATTTGCCGGACCATATTTTTTCGCCTGAATATACCAGGGCGGTACAGGCCAATATCGTGACCGATTTCAGTCTTCATTCATTGGTTTTATTTGTATCCGCGTTACTGGACAAACATGTTCGATTCTCCTTTACACCCGGACTTGACAAGGCTGCCGGAAAAATTAAGAAAAAAACACTTACCATCATGCAGCGGCAGCTAAAAGCCTACCACCGCAGCTTGAAACAGGATTATTTTTTCCCATTAATAGACGCAGCAACACGGGATTTTAAAGACAAAATTATTCACCGTTTTACCATGTATGAAACCTTGAATAAGGATATGGATGCAATTTTCTGCCTTAAACAGGAGGAAAAAAACCAGCATCTTGCCATGATAAAAAAAGCGAAAAGCGATATTGTCCGGATACGTGCGCTTCTTGATGAATTCAGCATGGATTTCAGGTCGGGCTCATTTGAGTGTGCCGTAGAAACCTCTCTTTAG
- a CDS encoding ArsR/SmtB family transcription factor — translation MEILKQFKALSDPTRLRLLFILEHFELNVNEIVSVVNMVQSGVSRHLKILLDAGLLVSRKDGSFIYYTTNKTGYTRELVVLACKQLENEPGLQEDIARTQQCIILRKNRSRGFFRTAAPRWDRLKKKVLGNFNPNPLLECYLQDASTIADLGCGTGEMLAGLLGRGGKTLIGVDASPEMLEQARLRLPEGQNLELRIGELEHLPMREQEVDAALMSMVLYHVSEPEKAIREVYRVLNPGGLFLLVDFLKHDQEQIKDIIGGVWLGFTQQQISGWLDRTGFNLKHTEFYPVEKTLTLTFYLAQK, via the coding sequence ATGGAAATACTTAAACAGTTTAAAGCATTATCTGATCCTACCCGGCTGCGGCTTTTGTTTATCCTTGAGCATTTTGAACTTAACGTGAATGAAATTGTCTCCGTGGTCAACATGGTGCAGTCCGGAGTGTCGCGGCATTTAAAAATTCTGCTTGACGCAGGGCTTCTGGTCTCACGCAAGGACGGCAGCTTCATTTATTATACGACGAACAAAACCGGATATACCCGGGAACTTGTTGTTCTTGCCTGCAAACAGCTTGAAAACGAGCCTGGATTGCAGGAAGATATTGCCCGTACACAGCAATGTATTATTTTGAGAAAAAACAGATCCAGAGGTTTTTTCAGAACTGCTGCCCCGCGGTGGGACCGGTTAAAAAAAAAGGTTCTTGGCAATTTTAATCCAAACCCCTTGCTTGAATGCTATCTTCAGGATGCGTCGACTATTGCCGATCTTGGTTGCGGAACCGGTGAGATGCTTGCCGGCCTCCTTGGCAGGGGAGGAAAGACCCTTATCGGTGTGGATGCCTCTCCCGAGATGCTTGAACAGGCAAGGCTTCGGCTGCCGGAAGGCCAGAATTTAGAGCTTCGTATAGGGGAGTTGGAACATCTTCCCATGCGTGAACAGGAGGTCGATGCGGCGCTGATGAGCATGGTATTGTACCATGTGTCTGAACCTGAAAAAGCAATTCGCGAGGTGTACCGGGTCCTTAATCCCGGGGGCTTGTTTCTTCTGGTGGATTTTTTAAAACACGACCAGGAACAGATTAAAGATATCATTGGCGGGGTCTGGCTGGGGTTTACCCAGCAGCAGATTTCAGGGTGGCTTGATAGAACCGGCTTCAATCTTAAGCATACTGAATTTTATCCGGTTGAAAAAACCTTAACCTTAACCTTTTATCTTGCGCAGAAATAA
- a CDS encoding putative molybdenum carrier protein: MGLLNKIVSGGQTGADRAALDVAIKFNIPHGGWIAKGRRTESGPLPDFYNLKEMATRDYPARTRQNILDSDGTVIIARGSLTGGSALTYALAQKICKWVCRINLLEQDIFEAALILYDFIIDQGIRVLNVAGPRAGHDPDIYYDVKVILTAVLYLDFLETEEDSWPVDQMIDARFDFPTSFDSVKQVTQALEQSLTLRGKTLIARSQAHQMVGIYFALLEYVQLSLDLDEKNSGLFKHLAKGRTLKEYTPEDAVMDLLKKLKTRLSKNFQLRVVSS; the protein is encoded by the coding sequence ATGGGCCTTTTAAATAAAATTGTGTCAGGCGGACAGACAGGGGCGGACCGTGCGGCTTTGGATGTCGCCATAAAATTCAATATTCCCCATGGCGGATGGATTGCCAAAGGCAGGAGAACGGAATCCGGACCGTTGCCCGATTTTTACAATCTAAAAGAGATGGCGACCAGGGATTACCCTGCCAGAACCCGACAAAATATACTTGATTCCGACGGCACGGTTATCATTGCCAGGGGCTCTTTAACCGGCGGTTCAGCCCTGACTTATGCGTTGGCACAGAAAATATGCAAATGGGTCTGCAGAATAAATCTGCTGGAACAGGACATTTTTGAGGCGGCATTGATTCTTTACGATTTTATTATCGACCAAGGCATCCGGGTACTTAATGTCGCAGGCCCAAGGGCCGGCCATGATCCTGATATTTATTACGATGTTAAAGTTATTTTGACAGCGGTACTGTATCTGGATTTCCTTGAGACTGAAGAAGACTCATGGCCGGTGGACCAAATGATTGATGCAAGGTTTGATTTTCCGACATCTTTCGATAGTGTAAAACAGGTCACACAGGCTCTTGAACAAAGCTTGACGCTTAGGGGCAAGACCCTGATCGCCAGGAGCCAAGCACATCAGATGGTCGGCATTTACTTTGCCCTTCTTGAATATGTGCAGTTGTCCCTTGACCTGGATGAGAAAAATTCAGGTCTGTTCAAGCATCTTGCCAAAGGAAGAACCCTTAAAGAATATACGCCTGAAGATGCGGTGATGGATCTTTTAAAAAAACTTAAAACCAGATTGTCCAAAAATTTTCAGCTCAGGGTGGTGTCTTCATGA
- the murJ gene encoding murein biosynthesis integral membrane protein MurJ, translating into MTQTSTFKKIGLASFIMMASVFASRIIGLARETAIAWMGGASADVDAYQVAFVIPEILNHVVASGFLSITFIPIFTRYLVENQEQEGYRVFSVILNCFGAGLFIFICLSMVFAPELIALLAPGLKNGPAFDLAVRMTRIIIPAQFFFFAGGLFNAVQYSKEQFLFPALAPLIYNTGIIVGGILLYPALGMESFAWGVLAGAFFGSFLLQLFGAKQVGLIYMPNFNFKHPDVIKYVLLTLPLMLGLTMTFSTEILMKFFGSFLSEGSISAMNYALRIMFILVGLFGNAVGVASYPFMAKIAAKKDFSGLNTIINQTLKYIFIVMPFSVVFMILNKEVVAILFQRGAFDAHDAALTSGVLPYFMAGAFAFSAQTIVSRGFFAVQNTLFPAIFSSVCVALSLPLLYFAMTAMGIKGVALGLSLSVIITTGALFEVWSRKTKNAGRSDVYISFGVMLLVSILVWLVLKAIYVGIIHLIPITGFFTHIFICIIVGIFFLILLAGMGKFFKIREVSTLYAKVLTKTGLLRKVS; encoded by the coding sequence ATGACACAAACCTCCACATTTAAAAAAATCGGTCTTGCCTCGTTTATCATGATGGCATCCGTATTTGCCAGCAGAATCATCGGTCTTGCGCGTGAAACGGCCATTGCCTGGATGGGGGGTGCAAGCGCAGACGTTGACGCGTATCAGGTGGCGTTTGTAATTCCTGAAATTTTAAACCATGTGGTGGCTTCAGGTTTTTTATCCATCACGTTTATCCCCATCTTTACCCGTTATCTTGTTGAAAATCAGGAACAGGAAGGATACCGGGTTTTTTCCGTTATTCTGAACTGCTTTGGTGCAGGTCTTTTTATTTTTATCTGCCTTTCCATGGTTTTTGCTCCGGAGCTGATTGCGCTCCTTGCCCCCGGGCTTAAAAACGGCCCGGCCTTTGACCTTGCCGTACGCATGACCCGGATCATTATCCCGGCCCAGTTTTTCTTTTTTGCCGGGGGGCTGTTCAATGCCGTACAATACTCAAAGGAACAGTTTCTTTTCCCGGCCTTAGCGCCATTGATTTACAATACCGGCATTATTGTGGGCGGCATACTTTTGTATCCGGCTCTGGGGATGGAAAGCTTTGCCTGGGGGGTTCTTGCCGGTGCGTTCTTCGGCAGTTTCCTGCTCCAGCTGTTTGGGGCGAAACAGGTGGGACTGATCTATATGCCAAATTTTAATTTCAAGCATCCTGATGTGATCAAATATGTATTGTTAACTTTACCCCTGATGCTTGGTCTGACCATGACTTTTTCCACGGAAATCCTGATGAAGTTCTTTGGCTCGTTTTTAAGCGAGGGGAGCATTTCAGCCATGAATTACGCCCTTCGCATCATGTTTATACTGGTGGGGCTTTTCGGCAATGCCGTTGGCGTGGCCTCCTATCCGTTCATGGCAAAAATTGCTGCCAAAAAAGATTTTTCCGGCTTAAACACCATTATTAACCAGACCCTTAAATATATTTTTATTGTGATGCCCTTTTCAGTGGTCTTTATGATTCTAAATAAAGAAGTTGTAGCCATTTTATTCCAGCGCGGAGCTTTTGACGCCCATGATGCGGCCCTGACATCCGGGGTGCTGCCGTATTTCATGGCAGGGGCATTTGCATTTTCAGCCCAGACCATTGTTTCCCGGGGGTTCTTTGCCGTTCAAAACACATTGTTCCCTGCTATTTTCTCTTCTGTATGCGTGGCGTTAAGCTTACCGCTGCTCTATTTTGCAATGACAGCCATGGGGATCAAAGGCGTGGCTTTGGGCCTGTCTTTGTCCGTAATCATTACCACAGGGGCTTTATTCGAAGTGTGGAGCAGAAAAACAAAAAACGCCGGACGATCGGATGTCTACATCTCCTTTGGTGTCATGTTACTGGTCAGTATCCTGGTCTGGCTGGTTTTAAAGGCTATATATGTTGGAATTATTCATCTGATTCCAATCACTGGTTTTTTTACCCATATATTCATTTGTATTATTGTCGGCATATTCTTTCTGATCCTTCTGGCAGGCATGGGGAAATTTTTTAAAATCAGAGAGGTCAGCACGCTCTATGCCAAGGTGCTGACAAAGACCGGTTTGCTTAGGAAGGTTTCCTAA